Proteins encoded together in one Roseibacterium elongatum DSM 19469 window:
- the tilS gene encoding tRNA lysidine(34) synthetase TilS produces the protein MTDTSLQDRFAARMGQLLGPEFPAQIGLAVSGGGDSMAMLTLAHNWTRDWGVRLRVVTVDHGLRPESAAEVEMVARECAALGWPHDTLRWHGWDGQGNLQDAARRARLALIDAWRGEMAHILFAHTLDDQAETVLMRLKRGSGVDGLSGMAETRRLSSGMVVLRPLLRERREDLRHYLTTLKGHWVEDPSNADPRFDRVRTRQVLALLSDYGLTPEGLVETASRMARARTALMRRTGEAAARIVTEGAVDGRPTGDLWIARDGFAALDRETQLRLLAAGLGWIASASYRPRATALEAVLDRALAGGGGTLGGCELRVSKTHLHLFREFKAVATLSTPAVSGALWDTRWRLAASYPGLTLRALGPDGWGQLGETAKTGACFAAARSLPALFDDAGLVSCPVLGHGNPAEVAFGPVGGPFAAGFIPH, from the coding sequence GTGACCGACACCTCCCTTCAAGATCGCTTCGCCGCGCGCATGGGGCAGCTTCTGGGGCCTGAGTTTCCGGCGCAGATCGGTCTGGCCGTGTCGGGTGGTGGCGATTCCATGGCGATGCTGACGCTGGCGCATAACTGGACCCGCGACTGGGGTGTGCGGTTGCGGGTGGTGACGGTCGATCACGGTTTGCGCCCCGAAAGTGCCGCCGAGGTCGAGATGGTCGCCCGCGAATGCGCCGCACTCGGCTGGCCCCATGACACGCTGCGCTGGCATGGCTGGGACGGTCAGGGAAACCTGCAGGATGCAGCCCGGCGCGCGCGCCTGGCCTTGATCGACGCCTGGCGCGGCGAGATGGCCCATATCCTCTTTGCGCACACCCTCGATGACCAGGCGGAAACCGTCCTGATGCGGCTGAAACGCGGCTCGGGCGTCGATGGTCTGTCGGGCATGGCCGAAACGCGGCGCCTGTCCTCGGGCATGGTGGTGCTGCGCCCGCTGCTGCGGGAACGGCGCGAGGACCTGCGCCACTACCTGACAACGCTCAAGGGGCACTGGGTCGAAGACCCGTCAAACGCGGATCCGAGGTTCGATCGCGTGCGGACGCGGCAGGTGCTGGCGCTGTTGTCGGACTATGGCCTGACGCCCGAGGGCTTGGTTGAAACCGCGTCGCGCATGGCGCGCGCGCGGACGGCGTTGATGCGCCGGACCGGCGAGGCGGCCGCGCGGATCGTGACCGAGGGCGCGGTGGACGGCCGTCCGACCGGCGATCTGTGGATCGCGCGGGACGGGTTTGCCGCGCTCGACCGTGAAACGCAGTTGCGGCTGCTGGCCGCGGGTCTGGGCTGGATCGCGAGCGCGTCTTACCGCCCGCGTGCTACGGCGCTCGAGGCCGTTCTGGACCGGGCGCTGGCCGGGGGCGGCGGCACGTTGGGTGGCTGCGAGCTGCGTGTATCGAAAACCCATCTGCATCTGTTTCGCGAGTTCAAGGCGGTGGCCACGCTCTCGACCCCGGCCGTGTCGGGCGCGCTGTGGGACACGCGGTGGCGGCTGGCCGCGTCCTACCCCGGATTGACGCTGCGCGCGCTGGGGCCGGATGGCTGGGGACAGCTGGGCGAGACGGCGAAAACCGGTGCGTGCTTTGCGGCGGCGCGCAGCCTTCCGGCCCTGTTCGACGATGCCGGGCTTGTGAGCTGCCCCGTACTCGGGCATGGTAACCCTGCAGAAGTGGCCTTTGGGCCTGTCGGCGGCCCATTTGCCGCAGGGTTCATTCCGCATTGA
- a CDS encoding PaaI family thioesterase: MPRPENAPHPLTPAKETEIRDSFDRQAMMKTIGARIDAIAPGRVTLSLPVCAQIGQQHGYVHAGASFALGDSAAGYAALSLMPLGAEVLTVEMKINLIAPAAGRRLIATGEVVKAGRRLLVTRANLQAEAADGSLREVALLLGTMIPA, from the coding sequence ATGCCCCGCCCCGAAAACGCACCGCATCCGCTGACCCCGGCAAAGGAAACCGAAATCCGCGACAGCTTTGACCGTCAGGCCATGATGAAAACCATCGGCGCGCGGATCGACGCTATCGCGCCCGGTCGCGTGACCCTGTCGCTTCCCGTATGCGCGCAGATCGGGCAACAACACGGCTATGTCCATGCCGGCGCCAGCTTTGCGCTCGGCGACAGCGCCGCGGGGTATGCGGCGCTCAGCCTCATGCCCTTGGGGGCAGAGGTGCTGACCGTGGAAATGAAGATCAATCTCATCGCCCCGGCGGCCGGCCGCCGCTTGATTGCCACGGGCGAGGTCGTCAAGGCCGGCCGCCGCCTTTTGGTGACACGGGCCAACCTGCAGGCCGAGGCCGCGGATGGCAGCCTGCGCGAGGTCGCTCTTTTGCTAGGCACCATGATCCCCGCCTGA
- the ftsH gene encoding ATP-dependent zinc metalloprotease FtsH → MGNARNIAFWVILFLLILALFNLFSGGQSQMNARGVAYSDFVQQVENGQVQSATLDGENIQFTTADGSFGTVAPADAQTTEVLLENDVRIEAQPQEQSGFLSVLSLWLPVLVLIGIWIFFMNRMQGGGRGGAMGFGKSKAKLLTEKHGRVTFDDVAGIDEAKEELEEIVEFLRNPQKFSRLGGKIPKGALLVGPPGTGKTLLARAIAGEAGVPFFTISGSDFVEMFVGVGASRVRDMFEQAKKNAPCIVFIDEIDAVGRSRGVGYGGGNDEREQTLNQLLVEMDGFEANEGIIIVAATNRPDVLDPALLRPGRFDRQVQVPNPDIRGRERILGVHARKVPLGPDVDLRIIARGTPGFSGADLANLVNEAALMAARVNRRFVTMEDFENAKDKVMMGSERRSMVMTEDEKKLTAYHEAGHAVVGLNVPDHDPIHKATIIPRGRALGLVLSLPERDQLSVSYTKYTSKIAMAMGGRVAEELVFGKENVTSGAASDIQQVSKIARAMVTQFGYAEDLGYIDYANEQQSYLGAYGGGTNHSEEMQKRIDAEVKKLVDEGYETAKRILTEKREDLERLAQGLLEYETLTGNEILKVINGEPLNRGDDGDDTSTGGTPSLTAVPKTKKPKADPDPGMEPEPSA, encoded by the coding sequence TTGGGCAACGCGCGAAATATCGCATTCTGGGTCATCCTGTTCCTGTTGATCCTTGCCTTGTTCAACCTGTTCTCGGGCGGCCAGTCGCAGATGAATGCGCGCGGCGTGGCCTATTCCGACTTCGTGCAGCAGGTCGAAAACGGCCAGGTGCAGTCGGCCACGCTGGATGGCGAAAACATCCAGTTCACCACCGCCGATGGCAGCTTTGGCACCGTGGCGCCGGCGGATGCACAGACGACCGAAGTGCTGCTTGAAAACGATGTCCGCATAGAGGCACAGCCGCAGGAGCAGTCGGGCTTCCTCAGCGTGCTGTCGCTGTGGCTGCCGGTTCTGGTGCTGATCGGCATCTGGATCTTCTTCATGAACCGGATGCAGGGCGGCGGCCGTGGCGGTGCCATGGGCTTTGGCAAATCCAAGGCCAAGCTGCTGACCGAAAAGCACGGGCGTGTGACCTTTGACGATGTCGCTGGCATCGACGAGGCCAAGGAAGAGCTGGAAGAAATCGTCGAGTTCCTGCGCAACCCGCAGAAGTTCAGCCGCCTTGGCGGCAAGATCCCGAAAGGTGCGCTGCTGGTCGGCCCTCCGGGCACGGGTAAGACGCTGCTGGCTCGCGCCATCGCGGGCGAGGCGGGCGTGCCCTTCTTCACCATCTCGGGCTCCGATTTTGTCGAGATGTTCGTCGGTGTCGGTGCGTCCCGTGTGCGCGACATGTTCGAACAGGCGAAAAAGAACGCGCCCTGTATCGTCTTCATCGACGAAATCGACGCCGTGGGCCGCTCGCGTGGCGTGGGCTATGGCGGCGGCAATGACGAACGCGAACAGACGCTGAACCAGCTTTTGGTCGAGATGGACGGGTTCGAGGCGAACGAGGGCATCATCATCGTCGCGGCCACCAACCGGCCCGACGTGCTCGACCCCGCGCTGCTGCGCCCCGGCCGGTTCGACCGCCAGGTGCAGGTGCCCAACCCCGATATTCGCGGCCGCGAGCGCATTCTGGGTGTCCACGCCCGCAAGGTGCCGCTTGGCCCCGATGTCGATCTGCGCATCATCGCGCGCGGCACGCCGGGCTTTTCCGGTGCGGACCTTGCGAACCTGGTGAACGAGGCGGCCCTGATGGCGGCCCGCGTGAACCGTCGCTTCGTCACGATGGAAGACTTCGAGAACGCCAAGGACAAGGTCATGATGGGCTCCGAACGCCGCAGCATGGTCATGACCGAGGACGAGAAGAAACTGACCGCCTATCACGAGGCCGGCCACGCCGTTGTCGGGCTGAACGTCCCCGATCACGATCCGATCCACAAGGCGACGATCATTCCGCGCGGACGGGCCCTTGGCCTCGTGCTGTCGCTGCCCGAGCGCGATCAGCTTTCGGTCAGCTACACCAAATACACGTCCAAGATCGCCATGGCGATGGGCGGGCGCGTGGCCGAGGAACTGGTCTTCGGCAAGGAAAACGTGACCAGCGGTGCCGCCAGCGACATTCAGCAAGTGTCGAAGATCGCGCGCGCGATGGTCACGCAATTCGGCTATGCCGAGGACCTGGGCTACATCGATTACGCCAACGAGCAGCAATCCTACCTGGGTGCTTATGGCGGCGGCACGAACCACAGCGAAGAGATGCAGAAGCGGATCGACGCCGAGGTGAAGAAGCTGGTCGATGAAGGCTATGAGACGGCCAAGCGCATCCTGACCGAAAAGCGCGAAGACCTCGAGCGTCTGGCTCAGGGCCTGCTGGAATACGAGACCCTGACCGGCAACGAGATCCTCAAGGTGATCAATGGCGAGCCGCTGAATCGTGGTGATGACGGCGACGACACCTCGACCGGGGGCACCCCGTCGCTGACGGCCGTTCCCAAGACGAAAAAGCCCAAGGCCGACCCCGACCCGGGGATGGAGCCCGAGCCGTCGGCCTGA
- the pal gene encoding peptidoglycan-associated lipoprotein Pal, translating into MTPILTSRFAARTALVAAALSLAACSQGGLGGDDAIELRGGGAGGTGAASDPRSPAYFNTVVGDRVLFEVDQSTLTAAARATLDAQVRWLRDNPEYDALIEGHADEQGTREYNLALGARRASAVRDYLVSQGIPDARLRTISYGKERPLEICSEEACYRQNRRAVTVISAGPGV; encoded by the coding sequence ATGACCCCGATCCTGACATCCCGTTTCGCCGCGCGCACCGCCCTGGTGGCCGCCGCCCTGTCGCTGGCCGCCTGTTCGCAGGGCGGGCTTGGCGGAGATGACGCCATCGAATTGCGCGGCGGCGGCGCCGGCGGCACCGGCGCGGCCTCGGACCCGCGCAGCCCGGCCTATTTCAACACCGTCGTCGGTGACCGTGTGTTGTTCGAGGTGGACCAGTCCACGCTGACGGCGGCGGCGCGGGCCACCCTGGATGCGCAGGTGCGCTGGCTGCGCGACAACCCCGAATACGACGCCCTGATCGAGGGGCACGCCGATGAGCAGGGCACGCGGGAATACAACCTCGCCCTCGGGGCGCGCCGCGCCTCGGCGGTGCGGGACTACCTGGTGTCGCAGGGTATTCCGGATGCCCGGCTGCGCACCATCAGCTATGGCAAGGAGCGCCCGCTCGAGATCTGTTCCGAGGAAGCCTGCTATCGCCAGAACCGTCGCGCGGTGACGGTCATTTCGGCCGGGCCTGGGGTCTGA
- the pdeM gene encoding ligase-associated DNA damage response endonuclease PdeM: MNNLPVTFCGEALEALGSGGLFWPSRRLLVVSDLHLGKSERMARRGGAMLPPYEGAETLDRLARDIDRTAPATVICLGDSFDDTAAAEALDDATRGRLGALMAGRTWIWIEGNHDPGPIALGGDHLLHYQAGPLVFRHIATPDARGELSGHYHPKARLSLRGRSLSRRCFLIDACRIILPAYGAYTGGLACDRPELSGIMRDDARAILLGSPPVMIPMPRR, from the coding sequence ATGAACAATCTGCCTGTCACGTTTTGCGGCGAAGCCCTCGAGGCGCTTGGTTCGGGCGGCCTGTTCTGGCCCTCACGGCGGCTGTTGGTGGTGTCGGACCTGCATCTGGGGAAATCGGAACGCATGGCGCGGCGCGGTGGCGCCATGCTGCCGCCCTATGAAGGTGCCGAAACGCTGGATCGCCTTGCACGCGATATCGACCGCACGGCCCCCGCGACGGTGATCTGCCTCGGCGACAGTTTCGACGACACCGCCGCGGCCGAGGCGTTGGATGATGCCACGCGTGGCAGGTTGGGGGCGCTGATGGCCGGACGGACGTGGATCTGGATTGAAGGCAACCACGATCCCGGCCCGATCGCCCTCGGCGGTGACCACCTGCTGCACTACCAGGCCGGGCCGCTGGTCTTTCGCCATATCGCGACACCGGACGCAAGGGGCGAGCTTTCTGGGCATTATCACCCCAAGGCCCGACTGAGCCTGCGCGGCCGATCGCTCAGCCGCCGCTGCTTCCTGATCGACGCATGCCGGATCATCCTGCCCGCCTACGGGGCCTATACAGGCGGGCTGGCCTGCGACCGGCCCGAGCTTTCAGGCATCATGCGCGACGATGCCCGCGCCATCCTGCTGGGCAGCCCGCCGGTCATGATCCCGATGCCACGGCGCTAA
- the tolB gene encoding Tol-Pal system beta propeller repeat protein TolB translates to MVFRVLKTLVAVALLAALPLSASAQNGPLRLEITEGVIEPLPFALPQFIAENGAAGDVAADITRVIAADLRGTGLFRQIPPDAYISTVTNFASPVQYADWQAINAQALITGSVEARGDGTIVVRFRLFDVFSQAPLGEGLQFSGSVESWRRMAHTVADQVYERITGETGYFDTRVVFIHEEGPKNARLKRLAIMDYDGANVQFLTDSRSLVLAPRFSPQGDRILYTSYEGGTPQVYIMDVATVTRRPLEAIPAGNMTFSPRFSPDGTQVVFSLEQGGNTDIYMLDLATGTRRQLTNAPSIETAPSFSPDGSRIVFESDRSGTQQIYVMSANGGEATRISQGSGRYGTPVWSPRGDYIAFTKQEGGRFHIGVMRIDGAEERLLTASFLDEGPTWAPNGRVIMFTRETAGANGAPAVYSVDISGRNLQRVATPGMASDPAWSPLLR, encoded by the coding sequence ATTGTGTTCAGAGTATTGAAGACGCTTGTCGCGGTTGCGCTGTTGGCGGCACTGCCCCTGTCGGCCAGCGCGCAGAACGGCCCCCTGCGGTTGGAAATCACCGAGGGCGTCATCGAACCCCTGCCGTTCGCGCTGCCGCAATTCATTGCCGAAAACGGGGCGGCGGGCGATGTGGCCGCCGATATCACCCGTGTCATCGCCGCCGATTTGCGCGGCACGGGCCTGTTTCGGCAGATCCCGCCCGATGCCTACATCTCGACCGTCACCAATTTCGCGTCGCCCGTGCAGTATGCCGATTGGCAGGCGATCAACGCGCAGGCGCTGATCACCGGCTCGGTCGAGGCGCGGGGCGATGGCACCATCGTGGTCCGTTTCCGCCTGTTCGACGTGTTCTCGCAGGCGCCCCTGGGCGAGGGGTTGCAGTTTTCCGGCAGTGTCGAAAGCTGGCGTCGCATGGCCCATACCGTCGCCGATCAGGTCTATGAACGCATCACGGGCGAAACGGGATATTTCGACACGCGCGTGGTCTTCATCCACGAGGAGGGTCCGAAAAATGCCCGCCTCAAGCGGCTGGCGATCATGGATTACGATGGCGCGAACGTGCAGTTCCTGACCGACAGCCGCAGCCTCGTGCTTGCGCCGCGTTTCTCGCCACAGGGCGATCGCATCCTGTATACCAGCTACGAAGGCGGCACGCCGCAGGTCTATATCATGGACGTGGCCACCGTCACGCGCCGCCCGCTCGAGGCGATCCCGGCGGGCAACATGACCTTTTCGCCGCGGTTCTCGCCCGATGGCACGCAGGTGGTGTTCTCGCTCGAACAGGGGGGCAACACCGATATCTACATGCTGGACCTTGCCACAGGCACGCGCCGACAGTTGACCAACGCCCCCTCGATCGAAACCGCGCCCAGCTTTTCGCCCGATGGCAGCCGGATCGTGTTCGAGTCCGACCGCTCGGGCACGCAGCAGATCTACGTGATGAGCGCCAATGGCGGCGAGGCGACCCGCATCAGCCAGGGCTCGGGGCGCTATGGCACGCCCGTCTGGTCGCCGCGCGGCGACTACATCGCCTTCACCAAGCAGGAGGGCGGGCGCTTTCACATCGGCGTGATGCGCATCGACGGGGCCGAGGAACGGCTGCTGACCGCCAGTTTTCTGGACGAGGGCCCGACATGGGCGCCGAACGGGCGTGTCATCATGTTCACCCGCGAAACGGCGGGGGCCAATGGCGCACCGGCGGTCTATTCCGTCGATATTTCGGGGCGCAACCTGCAACGGGTCGCGACCCCCGGCATGGCCTCCGACCCGGCGTGGTCGCCGCTCTTGCGCTGA
- a CDS encoding MOSC domain-containing protein has product MLETSATGQLQFAFGGPTEESHAGLTRPSCSRVTAQHPRGTEIANVRQVSILSAEELSAIAHDMGLDRLEPEWFGASMVIAGIPDFTLIQPSSRLQDEATGTCLVIDMENRPCHLVSAVIERQHPGMGKRFRPAARNRRGVTAWVERPGAITLGASLRLHVPDQPAWPHLDAARGQ; this is encoded by the coding sequence ATGCTCGAAACCTCGGCCACCGGCCAGTTGCAGTTCGCGTTCGGCGGCCCGACCGAGGAGAGCCATGCCGGGCTGACCCGGCCATCCTGCAGCCGTGTCACGGCTCAGCACCCCAGGGGCACCGAAATTGCGAATGTGAGACAGGTGTCCATCCTCTCGGCCGAGGAGTTGAGCGCCATTGCCCATGACATGGGTTTGGATCGTCTTGAGCCGGAATGGTTCGGGGCCAGCATGGTGATCGCGGGGATCCCCGATTTCACGCTGATCCAGCCGTCATCCCGCTTGCAGGACGAGGCCACGGGCACCTGCCTTGTGATCGATATGGAAAACCGGCCTTGCCACCTGGTGTCAGCCGTGATCGAGCGGCAGCATCCGGGTATGGGAAAAAGGTTCAGGCCGGCGGCGCGCAACCGCCGCGGGGTGACGGCGTGGGTCGAACGGCCGGGCGCGATCACTTTGGGGGCAAGCCTGCGGTTGCATGTGCCCGATCAACCGGCGTGGCCGCATCTTGACGCCGCGCGCGGGCAGTGA
- the ybgF gene encoding tol-pal system protein YbgF, which yields MRRTLIAAAMAMALPGLAPAQSAETLADIRQELSVLYVELQRLGRELNTTGGASGSGASGPALVRMDAIEAELRRLTALTEELQLRINRVVTDGTNRVGDLEFRLCELEPDCDIASLGDTPNLGGVEVPATGGGGLAPGTGAAGGSGQQLAVAEQDDFDRARAAFEAGDYAEAATAFESFTQTYPGGPLSAEAHFLRGEAEAAQDAWNQAARAYLDSFTAAPEGQRAPEALTRLGIALGRLGQAEEACVTLGEVAIRYPNSPAVAQAQSEMSRLGCL from the coding sequence ATGCGCCGCACGCTGATCGCTGCCGCCATGGCCATGGCCTTGCCCGGCCTCGCTCCGGCGCAGAGCGCCGAAACCCTGGCCGATATCCGGCAGGAACTGTCGGTGCTCTATGTCGAGTTGCAGAGGCTGGGTCGCGAGTTGAACACGACCGGCGGCGCAAGCGGCAGCGGCGCAAGCGGCCCCGCCTTGGTGCGGATGGACGCGATCGAGGCTGAATTGCGGCGGCTGACCGCCCTGACCGAAGAGTTGCAGCTGCGCATCAACCGGGTCGTGACCGATGGCACGAACCGCGTCGGCGATCTGGAGTTTCGCCTGTGCGAACTGGAGCCCGATTGCGACATCGCCAGCCTGGGCGATACGCCGAACCTGGGCGGGGTCGAGGTGCCGGCGACCGGCGGCGGCGGTCTTGCGCCCGGTACCGGCGCGGCCGGCGGCAGTGGTCAGCAACTGGCCGTGGCCGAGCAGGACGATTTCGACCGGGCGCGCGCGGCCTTCGAGGCGGGCGATTACGCCGAGGCCGCGACCGCCTTCGAAAGCTTCACCCAGACCTATCCCGGTGGGCCGCTCTCGGCCGAGGCGCATTTCCTGCGTGGCGAGGCCGAGGCCGCGCAAGATGCGTGGAATCAGGCCGCGCGCGCCTATCTCGACAGTTTCACCGCGGCCCCCGAGGGGCAGCGCGCGCCCGAGGCGCTGACGCGGCTGGGCATTGCGCTGGGGCGTCTGGGTCAGGCCGAAGAGGCATGCGTGACCCTGGGCGAAGTGGCGATCCGCTATCCCAACTCACCGGCCGTGGCGCAGGCGCAATCCGAGATGTCGCGCCTTGGGTGTTTGTGA
- a CDS encoding prepilin peptidase, which yields MSTLALTFEQSLWFLPLALPICIWVALSDLREMRIPNVAVLSLTAVFLGAGLIVLPMDAYLMRLAQLGIVLVAGFIITSLGLAGAGDSKFAAAMAPFIAPGDYLFFLMLFSLVLIGSWVTHRGAGRVPAVRRATADWASWDRGKLFPMGVALAGALVIYLALGLRAGL from the coding sequence ATGAGCACTCTTGCCCTGACCTTTGAACAGTCCCTGTGGTTCCTGCCCCTGGCACTGCCCATCTGTATCTGGGTGGCCCTGTCCGACCTGCGCGAGATGCGCATTCCGAATGTTGCGGTCCTGTCGCTGACGGCCGTGTTCCTGGGGGCGGGCCTGATCGTCCTGCCGATGGATGCCTACCTGATGCGCCTTGCGCAGCTGGGTATTGTTCTGGTTGCAGGCTTCATCATCACCTCGCTCGGGCTGGCCGGGGCCGGCGACAGCAAGTTCGCCGCTGCCATGGCCCCCTTCATCGCACCGGGCGATTACCTGTTTTTCTTGATGCTGTTCAGCCTGGTGCTGATCGGGTCCTGGGTGACGCATCGCGGGGCGGGGCGGGTGCCCGCCGTGCGCCGCGCCACGGCCGACTGGGCCTCGTGGGACCGGGGCAAGCTCTTTCCGATGGGCGTGGCGCTGGCCGGGGCGCTGGTGATCTACCTTGCCCTCGGGCTGCGTGCCGGTCTCTGA
- a CDS encoding formate--tetrahydrofolate ligase gives MAFKTDIEIAREARKKPIQDIGAKLGILSDALIPYGHDKAKVGQDFIASLADRPDGKLILVTAINPTPAGEGKTTTTVGLGDGLNRIGKRAAICIREASLGPNFGMKGGAAGGGFAQVVPMEDMNLHFTGDFHAITAAHNLLSAMIDNHIYWGNDLGIDERRVTWRRVLDMNDRALRDVVTSLGGVSNGFPRQTGFDITVASEVMAILCLAADLDDLQRRLGDMIVAYTRARTPIYCRDLKADGAMTVLLKDAMQPNLVQTLENNPAFVHGGPFANIAHGCNSVIATRTALKLADYVVTEAGFGADLGAEKFMNIKCRKSGLAPDAVVLVATVRAMKMNGGVTKADLGAENIAAVEAGCTNLGRHIENIKRFGVPVIVGINHFAGDTEAEIAAVKAHVAAQGAEAIVCRHWADGGAGIEEMAQKVVDLADSGAAEFTTLYPDEMPLFAKIETVAKSIYHAAEVTADQKVRDQLAAWEEAGYGDLPVCMAKTQYSFTTDPTRRGAPEGHSVPVREVRLSAGAGFVVAICGEIMTMPGLPRVPAAETIGLDLDGAIDGLF, from the coding sequence ATGGCGTTCAAGACAGATATCGAAATCGCCCGCGAGGCACGCAAGAAGCCCATCCAGGATATCGGCGCGAAACTGGGCATCCTGTCCGACGCGCTGATCCCCTATGGTCACGACAAGGCAAAGGTGGGGCAGGATTTCATCGCCTCGCTGGCGGATCGGCCCGATGGCAAGCTGATCCTGGTGACGGCCATCAACCCGACCCCGGCGGGCGAGGGCAAGACCACCACGACGGTGGGTCTGGGTGACGGGTTGAACCGCATCGGCAAGCGCGCGGCGATCTGCATCCGCGAGGCCAGCCTGGGCCCGAATTTCGGCATGAAGGGCGGGGCCGCGGGGGGCGGCTTTGCGCAGGTCGTCCCGATGGAGGACATGAACCTGCATTTCACCGGGGATTTCCATGCGATCACCGCCGCCCACAACCTGCTGTCGGCGATGATCGACAACCATATCTACTGGGGCAACGATCTGGGTATCGACGAGCGGCGCGTCACCTGGCGTCGTGTGCTGGACATGAACGACCGGGCGCTGCGCGATGTCGTGACCTCGCTTGGCGGGGTGTCGAACGGCTTTCCGCGGCAGACGGGGTTCGACATCACGGTCGCCTCCGAGGTGATGGCGATCCTGTGCCTGGCCGCCGATCTGGATGATCTGCAGCGGCGTCTGGGCGACATGATCGTGGCCTATACGCGCGCGCGGACGCCGATCTATTGCCGGGACCTCAAGGCCGATGGCGCGATGACCGTGCTGTTGAAGGATGCGATGCAGCCCAACCTGGTGCAGACGCTGGAAAACAACCCCGCCTTCGTCCATGGCGGACCCTTCGCGAATATCGCCCATGGCTGCAACTCGGTCATTGCGACGCGCACGGCGCTGAAGTTGGCCGATTACGTCGTGACCGAAGCGGGGTTCGGCGCCGATCTGGGGGCCGAGAAGTTCATGAACATCAAATGCCGCAAGTCGGGATTGGCCCCAGATGCGGTGGTGCTGGTCGCCACGGTGCGCGCGATGAAGATGAACGGGGGCGTGACCAAGGCCGATCTGGGGGCCGAGAACATCGCCGCCGTTGAGGCCGGATGCACCAACCTTGGCCGCCATATCGAGAACATCAAACGCTTTGGCGTGCCCGTGATCGTCGGCATCAACCATTTCGCGGGCGACACCGAGGCCGAGATCGCCGCGGTCAAGGCCCATGTGGCCGCGCAGGGGGCCGAGGCGATCGTTTGCAGGCACTGGGCCGATGGCGGCGCCGGCATCGAGGAGATGGCGCAAAAGGTCGTCGACCTGGCCGACAGCGGCGCGGCGGAGTTCACGACCCTGTACCCGGACGAGATGCCGCTTTTCGCGAAGATCGAGACCGTGGCCAAGTCGATCTACCATGCCGCCGAAGTCACGGCCGACCAGAAGGTGCGCGACCAACTCGCGGCGTGGGAGGAGGCCGGCTATGGCGATCTGCCGGTCTGCATGGCCAAGACGCAGTATTCGTTCACGACCGACCCGACCCGGCGTGGCGCGCCCGAAGGTCATAGCGTGCCGGTACGCGAGGTGCGGCTTTCGGCGGGGGCGGGGTTCGTCGTGGCGATTTGCGGTGAGATCATGACAATGCCCGGGCTGCCTCGTGTGCCAGCGGCCGAAACCATCGGATTGGATCTCGACGGCGCGATCGACGGGTTGTTTTGA
- a CDS encoding sll1863 family stress response protein, translated as MNQEEFVENAKKQLETWQAEVKKMQAEIEKLQAKGQEHLKAQLDQIEEQRKAAQSQLEQIGQANMEAWQEMQSGFQEAWKAMEKGMSEARKKYSDD; from the coding sequence ATGAATCAGGAAGAATTCGTAGAAAACGCCAAGAAGCAACTCGAAACCTGGCAAGCGGAAGTGAAGAAGATGCAGGCCGAGATCGAGAAGTTGCAAGCCAAGGGGCAAGAGCATCTCAAGGCGCAGCTCGACCAGATCGAAGAGCAGCGCAAGGCCGCCCAAAGCCAGTTGGAGCAGATCGGGCAGGCCAACATGGAGGCCTGGCAAGAAATGCAATCCGGCTTTCAGGAGGCGTGGAAGGCCATGGAAAAGGGCATGAGCGAAGCCCGCAAGAAGTATTCCGACGACTGA